The following DNA comes from Kitasatospora sp. NBC_01287.
CCGGCGCCACCGCCGGCGCCGGCCCGGGCGCGGGCGCGGGCGCGGGGTGGCCGGCCGAGGGGACGGGCGGCACCGGCTGGTACCCCTGGTACTGCGGGTGCGGCTGGACCTCCTGGTACTGCTGGGGCTCCCGGTACTGCTGAGGCTCCCGGAACTCCTGCGGCACGAAGTCCCGCGGCGCGAAGTCCTGCCCCGACGGCGGCGCGTAGGCCTGCGGCTGGTACGCCGCTCCGACCGGCACCGCGCCCTGCTGGGCCGGCTGGTACGGCTGGTACGGCTGGTACGGCTCGGGCGCCACCCCCCACGCGGGCGCGGCCACCGGCCCCGGCCCGGCGAAGGCCTCGCGCGCGAAGGCCTCCCGCGCGGGCTCGGCCGCCGCCTCGGTCCGCGGCGGCGGAGTCAGCCGGCTCAGCCGCTCCCGGCGCTGCTCCACCAGGCCCTGGATCCGGTCCGCCGCCGTCCGCGCGGTGCGCATCAGCTCGGAGCGGATGAACTTGCGGTCGGTGCTGTCCCCGCCGTCCGAGAGCACCCGGGCGGTCCTGGCCGCGAACGGCAGCACGCCGAGCACCGGCAGCCCGAGCTGTCGGGTGACGTCCGCCGCCGGGTAGGGGCCCTCGGCGATCAGCAGCAGGCCCAGCGCGTCCGCCCCGCTGCCCGCGCTCTCCAGGTCCTCGCGCAGCGCGGCCAGCCGCGGGCGGGCCGAGCTGAGCCCGCGCAGCGTGGTGCGGACGGTGGCGACCACCGCGTCGGCCCGCCGGGCCAGCACCGCGCCGGCGCCGGCCGCCCCCGACCGGCCGAGGTCGAGCAGCACGTCGTAGCCGCTGGGTTCGAGCGCGTGCAGGCTCTCGACCAGCGGCTCCCAGGTGTAGGCCAGGCCCGCGGCCTGCGCGGGGTCGGTCAGGCCGGGCAGCAGCAGGCGCTCGCCCTCACCCTCCGGCGAGATGTCGATCAGCTGCTCCCACAGGCTCTGCGCGAGCAGCCCGCGCCGGTCGGCGACGGCCAGGTTGCGCAGCCCGTAGACCGCCTCGACCCGGCCCTCCAGGGCACCGGCCAGGGCGGCGCCGCCATCGGGGTCGCACTCGACCAGCAGCACCCGGCGCCCCGGCGCCAGCGGCCAGGAGAGCAGCAGGGCGAGCGCCGAGGTGGTGGCCCCCGGGGCGCCCAGGCCGCCGGTCACCGCGATCACGGCCATCAGGCGGCGCTCCCGCCCGAACCGCCGGGTGCCGGGCTGCCCGAGGGCGACACGGCCGGCGACGGGCCCGCCGACGCGCCGGCGGCGGCCCCGGCCTTCGGCGCCAGGATCACCTGGAAGTGCCCGGCCGCCGCCCACTGGGCCAGCGTCGGTGCCTGGGCCGGCGGCACCGCGAGGTCGATCACCCGGCTGCCGTCGCCGCCCGCCGGGCCGAGCTGGGCGACCACCGCGTTCATCGTCTGCGGTCCCGGTGCCGCGCCGCCGCCGGTCGGCGACGGCTGGTCGCCGACCTGCACCAGCACGATCTGCTGGCCCACCTGCACCCCGTCGGCGGGCAGTTGGCTCGGATGCACGGGCAGGCCGACCTCCTGCATGCCGGGCTGCACCACCAGTTGCCGGGTCAGGTCGGCGGCCAGCAGCAGCGCACCCTGGTGCAGGTCGGTGGTGGCGCGCTGGCCGACGGCGATGTCCAGGTCGGCGGCGTTCACCGGCGCGAGCGCCGGGTCGCTGGCGATCCGGGCCACCACCAGGTCGGCGGCGGTGAGCGGCTGCCCGTACGGGACGTCGCGGGCCAGCGCCAGCACCGCGATCCGCTTGCCGGTGCTGTTGTAGAGCGCCGCGCCGCCGAGCCCGCCGGCGGCGATCAGCGCGGCCGCCATCGCGATCACGGCGGGCCTGCGCCGCCGGGCCCGCAACGAGCGGGACGGGGCCACCGGGGCGGAGCGGGCCGCGGCGCGCCCCGTCACGGGGGCGGCGCCCGCCTGCTCCTGATCACGGCCGACGGCTCCCGGGGCGCCGAGGGTCGGCGACGAGAAGGTGCGGTTCTCCATCGGGCTGCGGCCTTCCTGACGAGCTGCGCGAGCGGGGTGTGCGGGACTTTCGGGGCCTTCGGGGGCACTGCTCGGGGTGCTAGTTGAGCAGTTGCAGGCCGTTGACCTGCAGGGCCAGCGGCGCGCTGGAGACCTTGACCAGCAGCGGCCCCCAGGGCTCACCGCCGTTGATCATGTCCTTGGTGCTGACGGTCCAGTACTGGGTCACGACCAGGTCGAACCCGGCAGCCGCGGCACCCGAAGCAGCGGGCGAGGATGCGGGCAGGGACGCGGGCGGGCTCGGCGGCGTGGAGGAGATGTTGTCGAACTGGGCGAGGCAGGCGTCCGCCGGCGGCGGGCTCTTCTTCTCGTCACCGGGCGCGTACGGGTGCCCGGCGCCCTTGTCCTTGCACTCCACCGTCGCCTCCTGGCCGGTGGCCGGGTCCCGGTAACCGAGGTCCCAGACCACTTTGGTGAGGGTGGCGGTGGCGTCCACCGAGACGCCGTTCAGCGAGACGTTGACCGTCTGCGGCCCCACCACCTCGGCCGCCGGGGCGTTCGGAGTGTCGTACCAGAGCCAGACCGGCACCCCCACCAGCGCCTGGCCCACCGGGGCGCTGTGCGCCGTCGGCGTCTTGAACACGAGCTCGTTGAAGGCCATCTGGCCCACCGTCGCGGGCGTCGGTGGTGGCGCGTCGAGGTTCGGCGGCTTGTTCAGGAACTCGGTGTGGCTCTCCGTGTAGTTGTCACAGGTCAGCAGGTAGATCGAGCCGTCCTTGGGCAGGTTCGTGCCCCAGGACGGATCGTCGGCCGGCGGCTGCGGGACCTCCAGCAGGTAGTAGCAACCGTCGACGGTGTTGAACCACCCCAGGTCCGGATCCCAGCACGGGTACTGCGCGTTGTTCCACGTGCAGCTCGGCTCACCGGTGGCGCCGCCCCCGCTGCCGCCGCCCGTCCCACCGGTGCCACCCGTCCCACCGGGCGCACCCGGACTCCCCGGTGTCTGGATCACCACGCAAATCGCCTGGACCACGCAGGGATTGAGCCCCCCCGTGGGAGAGGCCGCCTGCGCGGGGATCGTCACCGCCGCCACCAGGCCGGTGAGCAGGATGAGTTGACCAAGAGCTCGACGCATTGTGCTCAGCATGTCCGACCTGCCTCGCGAGTGAACTCGAACACCATCCAGATACTTCCGTCCAACCGCAGTACGGCCTGCGCCGGATATCGGGTCAGCCGCTGCGGCGGATCCTTCAGCGCGCCACTGCTCGGATCACTCTGGTGCCAACCGGAGACATCCACGCAGTCCTCGATCACCGCACTCTGCGAGGAGCCGTTCAGATCCAGGCTCCGCACCACCGGGGAAAGCACCGGCTCGCCGGTCATCACCAACTTGGCGGCGTGCAACGAATGGAGGCTCAGCAGGATGTTCCCCAACGCGGTTCCGTTGGAATAGGCCTTGACCTGAGCACCGTTCGGATCAGCTCCCGAGTAGGCCGCCACCTGCGCCGCCCACCAGTCCTGATAGGCCCCCAGGACAACCCGGCCGACCGCCCCCGGCGCCCCCGTGGTGGGCGCGGCGCCCGTGGCCGGCGTGCTGCCCGACGAGCCCGCGGCACCGCCCGTTCCCGCACCTGCCGGGGCACTCGCCACCGCGCTCGGCAGCAGCCCCCCGCCCGTGCCCGGCACCGAAGTACCACCCGCGACATCACCCCCGCCAGGCACGGCGGTTGAAAGCCGCTGCGCCACCCCCGGCGATCCCCCCGCACAGCCGGCCGTGAAAAGCGTGAGCAGAACCGACGCACCGACCCCGACCGCCCGTAGGCGTAAGAAAGCCTTGCAACGGCGCATAGCCCCACCTAGTCGCGACCATCCGACCCGGCCCCGAAGTTGGCAGAAAACACCTGCCAGGTGCCGAAGTGCGGTGTGGGGCACGATTCTTCGCCAACCCAACCGCGTACGGCAACACCTTGGGCCCCTGACCTTACGCGGAAGGCGGATCCGTTGGGGCACTTTCGCGCCACAGAACAGCCAACAGTTCTTCGGAAACCGACAATCCGGCCAGTGCGCCGCGCACCGCCGCCCGATTGCGCAGCAACAACCGGCCACCCGAAGGAGGGACGAGCAGCCGTGCTTCCAGTCCTGACGCCAGTTCACCCCAGGCCAGCTCGGCCGCCACCGCGGGATGGAACTCGGCCGGCGCGAGGGCGGGGGGCGCGCCCGGCACTCCGCGCTCCAGCACCCGCCCCAGCGCCCAACTGAACGAGCCCTCACCACCGGGCAGCACCGCCGAGCGCCCGCGCCGCCCCCCTGGGTAGGGACCGACCCGCCCCCAGAGCGGCACGCGGGAGTGCGCGAGGAGCTCGGCCACCCCCTGCTCGCCGTCCAGACCGCCGATCGCCGCCCAGGTCTCCGGCGGGGCCACCGCGTCGACCAGGAGCAGGGCCTCCTCCTGCGCGCCGTGCACCATGCAGCTCACCACCCAGTCCCAGGCCAGGCCGCGCCGGTAGGCGTTCTCCGGAGTGCTGCCGCCGGCCACCAGCGCCAGGCGCCGACCGCGCGGGTCGGCGACCAGCTGGCCGAGCAGGCAGACCACCAGCCAGCGGCTCTCCTGGCGGGCCGCCTCGCGCAGCGCGGTCAGCATGGTGTTGGCGTCGGCCTCCGGCGGCACCACGGTCACCCGGCAACCCCGGTTGCCGGTGTCGAAGCAGACCGCCGGCAGCGCCTGGGCCAGCACCTGGGCGCCGTGGGCGGCCAGCGCGGAGCCCCCGTGGCTGCGCTCCGGACCGCCGTTCGCGCCGATCACCACCAGGTCGACCCCGCCCGAAGCCCCGGCCGCCCCCGCCGTGCCCGCGCCCGTCCCCATCACACCCGAGCGCACACCCGAGCGCACACCCGAGCGCACACCCGAGCGCACACCCGAGCGCACACCCGCACCCGCACCCGCACCCGCACCCGTCACTCCCGCACCACCCGTCACTCCCGCACCCCTCTTCGCCGTACCCGTCCCCGCTGGTCGCCACTCTGCCGCACCGATGGGCCGCGACGTGGGTTTCCGCCCGCCGCCGACGGCACGGGAACCGCCCGGCGCCCGGTCAGCACCCCGACCCGCGCCCTGAGCCGCGCCCCGACCCGCGATCCCTGCTCCGGGACCATGGGCCCTACTGGCCCGCGCCCGACGGGCGCACCATCGGGTTATGGACCGTGTCGACCGTATCGAGGATCTGAGCGAGGCCGAATGCCTGCGGCTGCTCAGCACCGTGCCCATCGGGCGCGTGGTGTACACCGAGCACGCGCTGCTGCGGGTGCTCCCGGTCCCCTTCCACCTGGGCGCCGACGGGCGCCTGGCGCTCGCGATGCTCCCCGGCGGCTCGCCGGCCCGCGCCCTGGACGGCACGGTCGCCGCGTTCCAGGCCGACCACCTCGACGAGGCCGCCCGGACCGGCTGGAGCGTGCTGGTGCACGGGCCCGCCGCGCTGGTCAGGGACCGCGAGCAGCACGCCGAGCTGCTGCGCACCGGCCCGCGGCTCTGGCTGGCCGGGCAGGAGCCGATGTTCGTGCGGCTCACCGCCGAACTGGTCTCGGGACGCCGACTGCGCGGCCCCGACGAGGAGCCGCGGTTCGCCCACGCGGCCACACCCCGGGGCCAGGTGACCGGCGGGTAGGGCTACGCTCCCGGGGACGAGCCCGGTCGGACCTCGGCCCGACCCGGCCCGGCCCGGCCCCCGACCATCCTCAGGAGCGCAGCATGACGACCTTCGCCACCCTCGACGAGCTGACCGCGGCGGTCGGCACCGAGCTCGGCGGCAGCGCCTGGCACACCGTCACCCAGGAGCAGGTCAACCTCTTCGCCGAGGCGACCGGCGACCACCAGTGGATCCACGTCGACCCCGAGCGCGCCAAGTCCGGCCCGTTCGGCGGCCCGATCGCGCACGGCTACCTGACGCTCTCGCTGATCCCGCTGCTGGCCAAGGAGTGCTACGGGGTCGAGGGGATCAGGATGGCGGTCAACTACGGCTCGGACAAGGTCCGCTTCCCGGCCCCGCTGCCGGTCGGCACCCCGGTGCGGGCCACCGCCGAGCTGCTCTCGATGACCGAGGTGCCGGGCGGGCGGCAGGCCGTGGTGCGGTTCACCATCGCGAGCGAGGCCGGCGCCAAGCCGCACTGCGTCGCGGAGACGATCACCCGCTTCTACGTCTGACCCGGCCGACCCGTCTGCCCCGGCCGACCTGGCCGACCTGGCCGACCTGGCCGACCCGGCCGACCCGGCCGACACGTCCGACCCGCCGCCGGCGGCCGACCTGACGTATCGTCGGCCCGCTCGCGCCGGGCGCCCGAACGGCGGGCCGATCAAGCGATCCACCGCGCCCGCCCCGTGCGCGCCCGGTAGTCTCCCGATGAGATGTTGATCGTCATGACGTACTGATCCGTTCGAGCGGGCGCCCGGCGGCCCTGGCCGCACCGGTGCCCGCTCTCCATGGTGCCGCCGGCACGGCGGCACCATGGACGTCCCGCTCCCAGGAGGTGCCGTGCCCGGCCCCGCCCCCAGCTCGTCCCGACTCACCGATCTTCGCGGTCTGACGGCCGCCGGCTGGCGACGGATCCGGACGGACGCCTTCGGCGCCGTCCCCACCGGTGCGCGCCTGGAGCGGATCCGGCGCAGCCCGAACTTCGTGGACGGCGCCTTCCGCAATCCGGTGCCCACCCGGCGGCTGGTCTACGAGAAGTCGCCGCTGGAGATCACCCGCGCCCAGCTCGCCACCGACAAGGCCCGCCGGGTGCCCGCCCGCCCGATCCCGGTGCACCGGCTGCGCTCCGCCGAGCTCGCCACCGCGCCCGCCTCGGGGCTGCGGCTGACCTGGCTGGGCCACGCCACCGTGTTGGCCGAGCTGGA
Coding sequences within:
- a CDS encoding MaoC family dehydratase; translation: MTTFATLDELTAAVGTELGGSAWHTVTQEQVNLFAEATGDHQWIHVDPERAKSGPFGGPIAHGYLTLSLIPLLAKECYGVEGIRMAVNYGSDKVRFPAPLPVGTPVRATAELLSMTEVPGGRQAVVRFTIASEAGAKPHCVAETITRFYV
- a CDS encoding pyridoxamine 5'-phosphate oxidase family protein, translated to MDRVDRIEDLSEAECLRLLSTVPIGRVVYTEHALLRVLPVPFHLGADGRLALAMLPGGSPARALDGTVAAFQADHLDEAARTGWSVLVHGPAALVRDREQHAELLRTGPRLWLAGQEPMFVRLTAELVSGRRLRGPDEEPRFAHAATPRGQVTGG
- a CDS encoding SAF domain-containing protein, with amino-acid sequence MENRTFSSPTLGAPGAVGRDQEQAGAAPVTGRAAARSAPVAPSRSLRARRRRPAVIAMAAALIAAGGLGGAALYNSTGKRIAVLALARDVPYGQPLTAADLVVARIASDPALAPVNAADLDIAVGQRATTDLHQGALLLAADLTRQLVVQPGMQEVGLPVHPSQLPADGVQVGQQIVLVQVGDQPSPTGGGAAPGPQTMNAVVAQLGPAGGDGSRVIDLAVPPAQAPTLAQWAAAGHFQVILAPKAGAAAGASAGPSPAVSPSGSPAPGGSGGSAA